In Corylus avellana chromosome ca8, CavTom2PMs-1.0, the genomic stretch aaATTTTATTGACATTTCAATTGACCTAGAGaataaattttcgaaaaaaaaattttagggagttttaaattttagaggGTTGACTCAtggacttattatacatttttccttaattttttaacacacgAATCCGCACAAGCAAAGCCGGAAACCCATGATGGTTGTGACACTTAGATTTTGGCAAAAAATTCTAGTAGAATGATGGATTTGTCACAAATTAAGATCCAACAacgattaattttaaaattaaaaacctataaaaccTCTTTCTTTACATCAAGACACTTCAGTACaaaacatctaaaaaaaaaaaagaaaagatactcATTTCACAGCCAACTTGGCTCTGGCATGGCCTCGGTTGATTTGAAATTGTTCGGTAATGCCAAGATGCGCCATAAGAAGCCAGACATGAGTGAGGAGCTCCCCGCCCTTGGAAAGCTGTTGAGCATGATGATATCCTCTGCAGTGACTTGCAGCGTAACCCAGAATCTCAATGCACACGTTACAAACAAACTCCCACTTCTTCTCTTTAttccatttctctttctccaccATTTTCTGCAATTGATTTGCAAGCATACATCCATCGAATAGCACGGATTTGCTCCTGTCCCCTTTCACCTTTGTTGGTTCAACTTCAGTACACACTTCGAGCAACATTGTGGGAAGTTCGTCCTTATTTTTTGATGATAAATCATTTTCCTTGGAAAATTCCTTGGCCTCCTCACAGGTGTCTCGAAACCTCATCATCCCAATCCCAATTGGCAGCATGAAAGGACGAATGACTAAAAGATACAACATGTAGTCCGATAGGTTCTTGCTCGAATCTTTGGCGGCCAAGTTTTCCGCACCATCTAAGTGATAGCAGAGATCAGTAGCAATGTGCCAGATAAGAATGCTTTGGTCGAATTCTACCTGCTCAGTGCTCCAATCGAATGAGGAGGaacattcatatttttcttctttgaaaacAAGACCACCTCTGGCACTACATAAAGACCCGATATGTTTCTCATACTCTGATATTTGTTTGTTGACCtctgctttttctttgttgacctttgctttttctttgctGACCTCTGATTTCTTCAGAAAGTGCTGGAAGATCGACTCCTTCATTTCTCTAGAGATTTCTTCGAAACGGTATTCATACCAGTGCTTCTCCAATGTTTCATAAAATGGCAAATGCTTCACAATCTTTTGGAAACATTTATCATCCAGAAAAGGCACGAGGTTTCGTCTAAGGGAAAAACTTAGCAAATTGTACTGAGCCAAGGAATTTGACCACCGTTTTTTGTTAGAAGGTAGAAAAGAAGATACCTGTTTAGAAACAATTCGTTGAAAACAAGAGATTACTTCAGATTTGTGCTCACTCAACCATAGCTTTGCCCTGTCAGAGAGTAATAGCAAAATGACACCATAGAAATCTAAAATAATAGCTCCCGCCATCAATATGTAAGTAACTATGAGATCAGTCCGCAGGTGATTGTGTTTCTCAACAAACAGGAACAACACAAACACTATAATAGTGATAGAGCAAGTAATGAAGCGGAAAATGCATCCCCATTTAGTGAATATTATAGGTGCCTTTGTATAGAAAGCATCATACGCGAAGTCAAGTTCGATTTCAACTAACTTGAAAGCATCTTCCCAATTAGTGGATTTCTGGAAGTAAGACTGGCTCTTATCTCGATCTTGGAAGCTAAGAATAAGATCTACGAAGAGCCGCTTGAAACTGTGGTAGAAGCTGTACGCATCAGGCAATAATTTACTTGTATTAGCGGCACTGTCGTTACCGTCATTGCGACCATCGGACTGGTGAGAAACCTCGATCACCTCAACAGCCGACACACTAAACTCCTCGGCCTTCTTCAAACTGAATT encodes the following:
- the LOC132191109 gene encoding uncharacterized protein LOC132191109; translation: MGDWKCSSSQITEAEPRMLLTTILSGWLFVDKRRLVQVFPEPVRKLWDDWELRMLVLISLTLQILLIVVGNRRKYNPRACLRLCIWSAYLMADWVATVALGVLSNKQGNPCTCAANVTSTNDDELMAFWAPFLLLHLGGPDTITAYAIADNELWIRHFLGLGVQTGVALYVTITAWSGTWLSVLTIPMLFAGLVKYGERSLALRSANREQFLDSLLDAPDSGPNYAKFMEEFSLKKAEEFSVSAVEVIEVSHQSDGRNDGNDSAANTSKLLPDAYSFYHSFKRLFVDLILSFQDRDKSQSYFQKSTNWEDAFKLVEIELDFAYDAFYTKAPIIFTKWGCIFRFITCSITIIVFVLFLFVEKHNHLRTDLIVTYILMAGAIILDFYGVILLLLSDRAKLWLSEHKSEVISCFQRIVSKQVSSFLPSNKKRWSNSLAQYNLLSFSLRRNLVPFLDDKCFQKIVKHLPFYETLEKHWYEYRFEEISREMKESIFQHFLKKSEVSKEKAKVNKEKAEVNKQISEYEKHIGSLCSARGGLVFKEEKYECSSSFDWSTEQVEFDQSILIWHIATDLCYHLDGAENLAAKDSSKNLSDYMLYLLVIRPFMLPIGIGMMRFRDTCEEAKEFSKENDLSSKNKDELPTMLLEVCTEVEPTKVKGDRSKSVLFDGCMLANQLQKMVEKEKWNKEKKWEFVCNVCIEILGYAASHCRGYHHAQQLSKGGELLTHVWLLMAHLGITEQFQINRGHARAKLAVK